In Microbispora sp. ZYX-F-249, one genomic interval encodes:
- a CDS encoding DUF5319 domain-containing protein, translated as MLEDVPRDPFADDPNDPAAELGTPDDVEPLTLAERDEALTDLADVEVFRSLLEPQGVLGLVLDCPECGEQHYFDWDLLRGNLRQMIDNGRPQVHEPAYQPDPADYVSWEYARGYVDGVIDTEESR; from the coding sequence GTGCTGGAAGACGTCCCCCGCGACCCGTTCGCGGATGACCCCAACGACCCCGCGGCGGAGCTTGGCACGCCCGACGACGTGGAGCCGCTGACGCTCGCCGAGCGCGACGAGGCGCTGACCGATCTCGCCGACGTGGAGGTCTTCCGTTCCCTGCTCGAACCCCAGGGTGTGCTCGGGCTCGTTCTCGACTGCCCGGAATGCGGCGAGCAGCACTACTTCGACTGGGACCTGCTGCGCGGCAACCTGCGCCAGATGATCGACAACGGCCGGCCGCAGGTCCACGAGCCGGCCTACCAGCCCGATCCGGCCGACTACGTCAGCTGGGAGTACGCCCGGGGCTACGTGGACGGCGTGATCGACACCGAGGAGAGCCGCTGA
- a CDS encoding anti-sigma-D factor RsdA: MTTKRRRTARHLRSYGDADVEGDVMRTDAVLDALARREPVGGTDAAVRLLGALVADVDSQRLSSVSITPST; this comes from the coding sequence GTGACCACGAAACGTCGTCGTACGGCGCGCCACCTGCGGTCGTACGGCGATGCCGACGTGGAGGGCGACGTAATGCGGACGGACGCCGTCCTCGACGCGCTCGCCCGCCGCGAGCCGGTCGGCGGCACGGACGCCGCCGTCCGGTTGCTGGGCGCGCTCGTGGCCGACGTGGACAGTCAGCGGCTCTCCTCGGTGTCGATCACGCCGTCCACGTAG
- a CDS encoding sigma-70 family RNA polymerase sigma factor, which translates to MPNVTEGCVADAATGVRLATRSDESDLRELTSLAVQGDRTAIESLLGHLRPMVVRYCRARLGRVSGQYHIADDVAQEVCIAVLSALPRYRDMGRPFASFVFGIASHKVADALRSSVRSAVPTQDLPDGPDEGPGPEETVVRYIEAQHARDLLSRLPDTQRELLILRVVSGLSAEETGNVLGMSPGAVRVAQHRALARLRQLAELESIA; encoded by the coding sequence ATGCCTAACGTGACCGAGGGATGCGTCGCCGACGCCGCAACTGGGGTAAGGCTTGCGACGAGATCGGATGAGTCCGACCTCAGGGAACTGACCAGCCTTGCCGTACAGGGAGATCGCACCGCGATCGAATCACTGCTGGGACATTTGCGCCCGATGGTGGTCCGGTACTGCAGGGCTCGACTGGGCAGGGTGTCCGGTCAATACCACATCGCCGACGACGTGGCCCAGGAGGTGTGCATCGCGGTGCTGTCGGCACTGCCGCGCTACCGCGACATGGGCCGTCCGTTCGCGTCGTTCGTCTTCGGGATCGCCTCCCACAAGGTGGCCGACGCCTTAAGGAGCTCGGTCCGCTCGGCCGTCCCGACGCAGGACCTGCCGGACGGGCCGGACGAGGGCCCCGGGCCGGAGGAGACGGTGGTGCGCTACATCGAGGCGCAGCACGCCAGGGATCTGCTGTCCCGGCTTCCGGACACCCAGCGCGAGCTCCTCATTCTGCGGGTGGTCTCGGGCCTGTCCGCCGAGGAGACGGGTAATGTACTCGGCATGTCACCGGGTGCCGTCCGGGTCGCGCAGCATCGCGCGCTCGCGAGGCTCCGGCAACTGGCCGAGTTGGAGTCGATTGCGTGA